From the genome of Pelobacter propionicus DSM 2379, one region includes:
- the trsM gene encoding DVU_1556 family methyltransferase — protein MHAPLHESPLFREASGPTLRPGGLELTDRGVQLCRLPGEAELLDVGCGSGITVQHLRDTYAYSVSGIDISEKLLAEGVARDPTLRLVRAPAEALPFPDRSLDAIFCECVLSLLDDPVKALAQFHRTLRPGGKLVISDLYRRRAPLKSETGGESRSSRGIASSEDIQGWLLAGGFDGLLRWEDHSRKLTELAAQVMLTHGSLECLSGLCDCGEGKPGYYLLVTDRQ, from the coding sequence ATGCACGCCCCTCTCCATGAATCGCCCCTGTTCCGGGAGGCCAGCGGCCCCACCCTTCGCCCCGGCGGGCTGGAGCTCACCGACCGGGGCGTCCAGCTCTGCCGCCTGCCCGGCGAGGCGGAACTCCTGGATGTGGGCTGCGGCAGCGGCATCACGGTTCAGCACCTGCGGGACACCTACGCCTACAGCGTCAGCGGCATCGACATTTCGGAGAAACTGCTGGCCGAGGGAGTGGCGCGCGACCCGACCCTGCGGCTGGTGCGAGCCCCGGCGGAAGCACTCCCCTTTCCCGACCGGTCGCTGGACGCTATCTTCTGCGAATGCGTGCTGTCGCTCCTGGATGATCCGGTGAAGGCCTTGGCCCAGTTCCACCGCACCCTGCGGCCCGGGGGGAAGCTTGTGATCAGCGACCTGTACCGGCGCCGGGCGCCCCTCAAGTCGGAAACCGGAGGGGAATCCCGCAGCAGCCGGGGCATCGCCTCCAGCGAGGACATCCAGGGCTGGCTGTTAGCGGGCGGCTTCGACGGCTTGCTGCGCTGGGAGGACCACAGCCGCAAGCTGACCGAGCTGGCCGCCCAGGTGATGCTGACCCACGGCAGCCTGGAGTGCCTCTCCGGGTTGTGCGACTGCGGGGAGGGGAAGCCGGGCTACTACCTGCTGGTGACGGATAGGCAGTGA
- a CDS encoding DVU_1557 family redox protein: MNLSTEDPQEWTCSLCGAQLKVAKVGFTYMKGNFEVELPACADCGMVLISEELVNGKMADTERILEDK, encoded by the coding sequence ATGAATCTGTCAACGGAAGACCCGCAGGAGTGGACCTGCAGCCTGTGCGGCGCCCAGCTGAAGGTAGCCAAGGTCGGTTTCACCTACATGAAGGGCAACTTCGAGGTCGAACTGCCGGCCTGCGCCGACTGCGGCATGGTGCTGATCTCCGAGGAACTGGTCAACGGCAAGATGGCCGACACCGAGCGGATCCTGGAGGACAAGTAG
- a CDS encoding pyridine nucleotide-disulfide oxidoreductase/dicluster-binding protein, with amino-acid sequence MEKTELQEWEDKCIQEEPPPCMTGCPIHVDARTFVKQVGLGKWEDALKTMAKTMPFPRILGRICDHPCESTCRRNEVGESIAISALERACVETAREKVRGVMLPRKQTRVAIIGSGLSSLTAAWDLVRKGYQVTVFEPTGRLGGNLWNYPESVLPPEVIAGELKLLEEIGATIELMSDISGSSRIATLRGEFDALFVGLDTVGVNSNGLERDDKGSVWCNVLTRGTSMEGVFAGGNSIRNGRPSPIYDVLDGRKAATSIDRYTMNINLENGRELEGPYPSRLYTNTSGISPLARVSPAGAVSGYSAEEAISEAGRCIQCECLECVKVCLYLDRNNGYPKKYARQVFNSEYVMFGRAHTKNLFVNSCSSCGLCETVCPNNFNVGEMMQRERRTFLKKEFMPPSFHEFALLDMEYSNSQRCALCRHEPGREESAWLYFPSCQLSATTPLEIESSYAYLREKLEGGVGIMLGCCGAPARWAGRDDLFQEAQATIRAQWERMGRPRVITACSTCRTLFQDNQPEMETHTLWELIGEHGLPPGHLTNNGATVSITDPCMARHDGETHRQVRSLARSLGFAINELPLSGEKAECCGFGGLMFNADPALARDVVRHRTTAIDPPDTSYYQPTVMDNDYLAYCAMCRDNLAAGGKRTSHLIEQLFPAEGLGDPAGRGWISWTERRHNRAALRERILKQQGEPGGAGVEEHDRITLLMTEEVRRTADERRILESDIKRVIDHAETSGRKLHNATSGVYRGYLKFGNVTFWVEYTPTEGGYRVHNAYCHRMNIVGTKL; translated from the coding sequence ATGGAAAAGACCGAATTACAGGAATGGGAAGACAAATGCATCCAGGAGGAGCCCCCTCCCTGCATGACCGGCTGTCCCATCCATGTGGATGCCCGGACGTTCGTGAAGCAGGTCGGTCTGGGCAAGTGGGAAGATGCCTTAAAGACCATGGCCAAGACCATGCCCTTTCCCAGGATCCTGGGGCGAATCTGCGACCACCCCTGCGAGTCGACCTGCCGCCGCAACGAGGTGGGTGAGTCAATCGCCATCTCCGCCCTGGAGCGGGCCTGCGTGGAGACAGCCCGGGAGAAGGTCAGGGGGGTAATGCTGCCGCGCAAGCAGACCAGGGTGGCCATCATCGGCAGCGGGCTCTCCAGCCTGACCGCAGCCTGGGATCTTGTGCGCAAGGGGTACCAGGTCACCGTCTTCGAGCCGACGGGGCGCCTGGGCGGGAACCTGTGGAACTACCCGGAATCGGTTCTCCCTCCTGAGGTGATCGCCGGTGAGTTGAAGCTCCTGGAGGAAATCGGCGCCACCATTGAGCTTATGAGCGACATCAGCGGCAGCAGCCGCATCGCCACCCTGCGCGGTGAGTTCGACGCCCTGTTCGTAGGCCTTGATACGGTGGGCGTCAACAGCAACGGCCTGGAGCGGGACGACAAGGGGTCGGTGTGGTGCAACGTCCTCACCAGGGGAACCAGCATGGAGGGGGTCTTTGCCGGCGGCAACAGCATCCGCAATGGCCGTCCCTCCCCCATCTACGACGTTCTGGACGGACGCAAGGCAGCCACCTCCATCGACCGCTACACCATGAACATCAACCTGGAGAACGGCCGCGAGCTGGAGGGGCCCTACCCGTCACGGCTCTACACCAATACCAGCGGCATATCCCCCCTGGCGAGAGTTTCACCTGCCGGCGCGGTTTCGGGATACAGTGCGGAAGAGGCGATATCAGAGGCTGGCCGCTGCATCCAGTGCGAATGTCTGGAGTGCGTCAAGGTCTGCCTCTACCTGGACCGCAACAACGGCTATCCCAAGAAGTACGCCCGGCAGGTATTCAACAGTGAGTACGTCATGTTCGGCAGGGCGCACACCAAGAACCTGTTCGTCAATAGCTGCAGCAGCTGCGGCCTGTGCGAGACCGTCTGCCCCAACAACTTCAACGTGGGCGAGATGATGCAGCGCGAGCGCCGCACCTTCCTGAAGAAGGAGTTCATGCCCCCCTCCTTCCACGAGTTCGCCCTTCTGGACATGGAGTACAGCAACTCCCAGCGCTGCGCCCTCTGCCGTCACGAGCCGGGCAGGGAGGAGAGCGCCTGGCTCTACTTCCCCAGCTGCCAGCTCTCTGCCACCACGCCCTTGGAGATAGAATCCTCCTACGCCTACCTGCGGGAGAAGCTGGAGGGGGGCGTGGGCATCATGCTTGGCTGCTGCGGCGCACCCGCCCGCTGGGCCGGTCGGGACGACCTGTTCCAGGAGGCCCAGGCAACCATCCGGGCCCAGTGGGAACGCATGGGCAGGCCACGGGTGATCACCGCCTGCTCCACCTGCCGCACCCTGTTCCAGGACAACCAGCCAGAGATGGAGACCCACACCCTGTGGGAGCTGATCGGGGAACATGGTCTTCCCCCGGGACACCTGACCAACAACGGCGCCACGGTCTCCATCACCGACCCCTGCATGGCCCGCCACGATGGCGAGACCCACCGCCAGGTCCGAAGCCTGGCCCGTTCCCTGGGTTTTGCCATCAACGAGCTCCCTTTGAGCGGCGAGAAGGCCGAATGCTGCGGCTTTGGCGGGCTGATGTTCAACGCCGACCCGGCCCTGGCCAGGGATGTGGTCAGGCACCGCACCACCGCCATCGACCCGCCCGACACCAGCTACTACCAGCCGACGGTCATGGACAACGACTACCTGGCCTACTGCGCCATGTGCCGGGACAACCTGGCCGCCGGCGGCAAGCGCACCTCCCACCTGATCGAGCAGCTCTTCCCGGCTGAAGGGTTGGGCGACCCGGCCGGTCGCGGCTGGATCTCCTGGACCGAGCGGCGCCACAACCGTGCCGCTCTCAGGGAGCGCATTCTGAAGCAGCAGGGAGAACCGGGGGGAGCAGGCGTGGAGGAGCACGACCGTATCACCCTTCTGATGACGGAAGAGGTGCGCAGGACTGCCGACGAGCGACGGATCCTGGAGAGCGACATCAAACGGGTCATAGACCATGCCGAGACAAGCGGCAGGAAGCTGCACAACGCTACCAGCGGCGTGTACCGCGGTTACCTGAAATTTGGCAACGTGACCTTCTGGGTGGAGTACACGCCAACCGAGGGAGGCTACAGGGTTCACAACGCCTACTGCCACCGCATGAACATCGTGGGGACCAAACTATGA